In Allorhodopirellula heiligendammensis, the following are encoded in one genomic region:
- a CDS encoding prolipoprotein diacylglyceryl transferase, translated as MRRTLFLIPHEIAGIPFFGVGWLLAALILYVIVRLAWAQLRPSRESRPSRESEAAAAGSSGRSASFSPWKTLIAQEGVVWAIFAAIIVFVLPRLELANIAGDPVGLPIRGYGMFLMLAAVASVSLAAWRADRAGLGAESIFRLAPWTFIGGLIGARLFYVVQYHNDFIRDTWPETIAAMAAMTQGGLVVYGGFIGGFLASAWAITRMRLPLWKLGDVIVPCIFVGLFFGRLGCLMNGCCYGGACEPNALAAEFPPGSSVYADQLLSGELIGITAEPVSSTEREPGKHGRARTQWRVESVTPGSLAAQGSIEPGQTVSLILDPDFAKLAPPDIPAEDALPGLAVVRDGELVARFSPDQLPPRAAPVWATQIISSVMAAVMLVLLLILERILRISGVHLDGILMLCGFIAYAVLRIILEWVRVDEAGQFGTSLSISQWVSIVVIIACLIALVFRVRQFRGNSSAQTSPVEHNPTS; from the coding sequence ATGCGTCGAACGCTTTTTCTAATTCCACACGAGATTGCTGGCATTCCATTTTTCGGCGTGGGATGGCTGCTCGCTGCTCTGATCCTGTACGTCATCGTTCGCCTGGCGTGGGCTCAGCTGCGCCCCTCCCGCGAATCACGCCCCTCCCGCGAATCGGAGGCGGCCGCAGCGGGGTCATCGGGACGCTCAGCATCGTTCTCACCGTGGAAAACATTGATCGCTCAAGAGGGCGTGGTGTGGGCGATTTTCGCGGCGATCATTGTGTTCGTACTGCCGCGGCTCGAACTCGCCAACATAGCGGGCGACCCAGTCGGACTACCGATTCGGGGTTACGGCATGTTTCTGATGCTCGCGGCGGTCGCCTCCGTCTCGCTGGCGGCCTGGCGAGCGGACCGTGCCGGACTGGGGGCGGAGTCGATCTTTCGATTGGCGCCGTGGACATTTATCGGCGGATTAATCGGGGCCAGACTGTTCTATGTGGTCCAATACCATAATGATTTTATACGCGACACGTGGCCTGAAACCATTGCCGCCATGGCCGCGATGACCCAGGGCGGATTGGTTGTCTATGGCGGTTTTATCGGTGGGTTTCTTGCTTCGGCATGGGCGATCACCCGCATGCGTCTGCCCCTTTGGAAGCTTGGTGACGTGATTGTGCCCTGTATTTTTGTGGGTTTATTCTTCGGGCGATTGGGCTGCCTCATGAATGGTTGCTGCTATGGGGGGGCCTGTGAGCCGAACGCGCTGGCCGCTGAATTTCCGCCAGGCAGCAGCGTCTACGCGGATCAGCTACTCAGTGGTGAACTGATTGGGATTACCGCAGAACCTGTTAGCAGCACCGAACGGGAACCTGGCAAGCACGGTCGGGCGCGGACGCAGTGGAGGGTCGAGTCGGTAACGCCAGGCAGTTTGGCAGCGCAGGGGAGCATTGAACCAGGCCAGACGGTATCGTTGATTCTCGATCCGGATTTTGCCAAATTGGCCCCGCCCGATATTCCCGCCGAAGACGCATTGCCGGGTTTGGCGGTGGTCCGCGACGGTGAATTGGTGGCTCGGTTTTCGCCCGATCAGCTGCCCCCCCGAGCAGCTCCAGTTTGGGCGACCCAAATCATCAGTTCCGTAATGGCAGCGGTGATGTTGGTGTTACTGTTGATCTTGGAGCGGATTTTGCGGATCAGCGGGGTGCACCTTGACGGTATTTTGATGCTGTGCGGTTTCATCGCTTATGCTGTGTTGCGAATCATCTTGGAATGGGTCCGTGTCGATGAGGCGGGGCAATTTGGGACTTCGCTATCGATCTCACAGTGGGTGAGCATTGTCGTGATCATCGCTTGCCTGATCGCGTTGGTATTTCGCGTGCGTCAATTTCGAGGCAACTCATCCGCTCAGACCTCTCCCGTGGAGCACAACCCGACGTCATGA
- a CDS encoding Mrp/NBP35 family ATP-binding protein: protein MSSLADSIGEMLATYPDPESGRPLGPMGQIQQIEVGDDTVTVRIGITTHCQPIADEFADAVADKILTIAPGKRVTVETPVHERPPARIGQIGLRAKSVILVGSGKGGVGKSTVAASLALTLQRLGAKVGLMDADVYGPSIPHLLGLRGRPAVSEQKKIEPIRLANAMPVMSMGFLLEPDQAVIWRGPMLHGSIQQFLKDTDWGELDYLVIDMPPGTGDIALTLSQNVPVSGAVVVCTPQEVALLDAVKAISMFRKVNIPIAGMVENMSGFLCPDCGKTYDIFGSGGAREKAEELGVAYLGGLPIDVTLRVAGDEGRLAEVIETDERARAPFEKIARALVRNLAAEAATAPPKASLPTL, encoded by the coding sequence ATGTCTTCTCTGGCTGACTCTATCGGCGAAATGCTCGCCACATATCCCGATCCCGAATCCGGTCGACCGCTTGGTCCGATGGGCCAGATTCAGCAGATTGAGGTGGGCGACGACACGGTGACAGTGCGGATTGGGATCACCACGCATTGCCAGCCGATTGCTGATGAATTCGCTGATGCTGTTGCAGACAAAATTTTGACGATCGCACCCGGCAAGCGGGTGACGGTTGAGACGCCCGTCCACGAACGTCCACCGGCTCGCATTGGCCAGATCGGATTGCGTGCCAAGAGTGTGATTCTCGTAGGCAGCGGCAAGGGCGGGGTCGGTAAGAGCACCGTGGCCGCGTCGCTGGCCCTGACACTGCAACGTCTGGGCGCTAAGGTTGGATTGATGGACGCCGACGTCTATGGGCCGAGCATCCCACACCTACTCGGACTGCGGGGGCGTCCCGCCGTCTCCGAACAGAAGAAGATTGAACCCATTCGACTGGCCAATGCCATGCCGGTGATGTCAATGGGTTTTCTACTCGAACCCGACCAAGCAGTGATCTGGCGTGGGCCCATGCTCCACGGTTCCATTCAGCAGTTTCTGAAGGATACCGATTGGGGCGAGCTGGATTATCTCGTAATCGATATGCCACCGGGCACGGGGGATATTGCCCTAACACTTTCACAGAATGTGCCCGTTTCGGGAGCGGTCGTGGTGTGCACGCCGCAGGAGGTGGCGTTGCTAGACGCTGTCAAAGCGATCAGCATGTTCCGCAAAGTCAACATTCCGATCGCGGGCATGGTCGAGAACATGAGTGGTTTCCTGTGCCCCGATTGTGGCAAGACCTACGATATCTTCGGCAGTGGCGGGGCGCGGGAAAAAGCCGAAGAGCTCGGCGTGGCTTACCTCGGCGGGCTGCCGATCGACGTTACCCTGCGGGTTGCAGGCGATGAGGGGCGACTCGCCGAAGTGATCGAGACCGACGAGCGAGCACGTGCTCCATTTGAAAAAATTGCCCGAGCGCTGGTTCGCAACCTGGCCGCCGAAGCGGCAACAGCGCCACCCAAAGCGTCGCTGCCGACACTGTAG
- the panB gene encoding 3-methyl-2-oxobutanoate hydroxymethyltransferase: protein MPAEQESVKRITTRSLQSMRQRGEAITMLTAYDFPTARLLDEAGIDVLLVGDSLAMVVQGHDTTLPVTMDQMIYHAEMVGRAANRAMVVVDLPFPEGQIEITRSIEASARVLKETHCHAVKLEGGAEQAGRIEAIVTAGVPVMAHVGLRPQNIHVDGGYRLQRDTEKLVADAQAAEAAGAFAVLIECVPAAVAAAITAAVSVPTIGIGAGRSVSGQVLVTHDIVGLTSGYTPKFTRQFADLGEALRDAATDYCEQVRQGNFPSDAESF from the coding sequence ATGCCTGCCGAGCAAGAATCCGTGAAGCGCATTACGACTCGCTCGCTGCAATCGATGCGACAGCGAGGTGAAGCGATCACCATGCTGACCGCATACGATTTCCCAACGGCGAGATTGCTCGACGAAGCGGGAATCGATGTGCTACTGGTCGGTGATTCGCTGGCCATGGTCGTCCAGGGCCACGACACAACGCTGCCGGTGACCATGGACCAAATGATCTATCACGCTGAGATGGTCGGTCGCGCCGCCAACCGCGCGATGGTTGTCGTCGATCTCCCTTTTCCCGAAGGCCAGATCGAGATTACGCGAAGCATCGAAGCCAGCGCGCGGGTCCTCAAAGAGACGCACTGCCACGCCGTCAAACTCGAAGGGGGCGCCGAACAGGCGGGCCGAATCGAAGCGATCGTGACCGCCGGAGTGCCCGTCATGGCCCATGTCGGCCTGCGTCCCCAAAACATCCACGTCGATGGTGGCTATCGCCTGCAACGTGACACCGAGAAATTGGTTGCTGACGCTCAGGCCGCCGAAGCAGCAGGCGCGTTTGCGGTCTTGATCGAGTGCGTGCCAGCTGCGGTCGCCGCCGCCATCACCGCCGCCGTCTCGGTTCCCACCATCGGTATCGGTGCGGGACGCAGCGTATCGGGACAAGTTCTCGTCACGCACGACATCGTCGGCTTGACCTCCGGTTACACACCCAAATTCACCCGCCAATTTGCAGACCTCGGCGAGGCACTTCGGGACGCCGCGACGGATTACTGCGAACAAGTCCGCCAAGGAAATTTCCCCAGTGACGCGGAAAGTTTCTAG
- the purM gene encoding phosphoribosylformylglycinamidine cyclo-ligase produces MAATYKDAGVDLDVYAESMSRLPRLMHRTFSPRVLPSDGGFAGLFRLDFDGKLFARNYEEPVLVSGTDGVGTKLVVAQSLDRHDTVGIDLVAMCVNDLICTGAEPLFFLDYVAMGRDDPARLERIVSGISDGCVAGDMSLLGGETAIMPDMYGTDDYDLAGFAVGVVERKRLIDGHLITPGDVVLGLAGSGLHSNGFSLVRKVIADSGVGWDDCPHELGGESLGDVCLQPTRIYTSAIRAIQSHYRVKQVLHGIAHITGGGIEENLDRILPKGVDAIIDPAAWTPHPIFTWVQQQGAVATAEMRRVFNMGIGMAIVVNEFYAGSIAGQMQSLGIDCHRIGSITTGTGQVHYTDQEV; encoded by the coding sequence ATGGCTGCGACCTACAAAGACGCTGGCGTCGATCTCGACGTGTACGCGGAATCAATGAGCCGATTGCCTCGCTTGATGCATCGCACATTCAGTCCACGCGTGCTGCCGAGTGACGGCGGGTTCGCGGGGCTGTTTCGACTGGATTTCGACGGCAAACTGTTCGCGAGAAATTACGAAGAACCCGTCCTCGTCAGTGGCACCGATGGTGTGGGGACGAAGCTCGTCGTTGCTCAGTCGCTCGATCGGCACGACACCGTCGGCATCGATTTGGTCGCGATGTGCGTCAACGATTTGATTTGCACAGGGGCTGAGCCGCTGTTTTTCCTCGACTATGTCGCGATGGGACGCGACGATCCAGCTCGCTTGGAGCGGATCGTGTCAGGAATCAGTGATGGTTGCGTGGCTGGCGACATGTCCCTTCTCGGGGGCGAGACCGCGATCATGCCCGATATGTATGGCACAGACGATTACGATCTAGCAGGTTTTGCCGTCGGTGTTGTCGAACGCAAACGATTGATCGATGGACATTTAATCACCCCTGGTGATGTTGTACTGGGGCTGGCGGGATCGGGACTGCACAGCAACGGTTTTTCACTGGTACGCAAAGTGATTGCTGACAGCGGTGTGGGCTGGGACGACTGCCCACACGAGTTGGGTGGCGAGTCACTCGGCGACGTCTGTCTACAGCCCACTCGAATCTATACTTCTGCCATTCGCGCCATCCAGTCGCACTATCGGGTCAAACAGGTCCTGCACGGAATTGCCCACATCACGGGGGGCGGGATCGAAGAGAACCTTGATCGCATTTTGCCCAAGGGGGTCGACGCCATCATCGACCCCGCTGCCTGGACTCCCCACCCAATTTTCACCTGGGTGCAGCAGCAGGGTGCGGTCGCCACTGCGGAGATGCGGCGGGTCTTCAACATGGGAATCGGGATGGCGATCGTCGTCAACGAGTTTTATGCTGGCAGTATCGCGGGACAGATGCAATCACTGGGTATCGATTGCCATCGCATCGGCTCGATCACGACCGGCACGGGGCAAGTTCACTATACTGACCAGGAAGTCTGA
- a CDS encoding RecQ family ATP-dependent DNA helicase — protein MSNVNTGEQQHRRGDEGETCLRWQIAHELLESQFGYPQLLPAQRKVIDAVLRGQNALAVLPTGHGKSLCFQLPSQILPGLTVVVSPLVSLMKDQCDSLMRKGITALRIDQSISAAEFAATWRKLHSRQAKLLYLAPERFFNERFAAQLGALPISLLAIDEAHCMSQWGHSFRPDYLRVPDLVERYQIGQTLALTATATTAVVRDIRKAFSIDAKQTVRLSPHRSNLRLGCTPISSGERDAALIDRLRGARSRRRGATLIYVTRRSTADQLGETLRNAGLEPLVYHAGLSSAERDDVQLAFGQSANAILIGTIAFGMGVDKADIRRVIHYNPSQSIEAYSQEIGRGGRDGKPCQCETLLVRGDEVALGNLAAGDLPTATSLKNLLDRLIGQPARFYLSLGKLGWEINLSTPALATILIRLQTLGYLRCQPMRYDTYRITPKFSSEVIIEKCDPAHRDAVRAVLASLAKGRRGFRVNLIVAADQYQLNRECLIAAIEQTAIAGLWNVDATDSMHGYEWVKPIKRRQPVIAALQRHAFQQFEQSITRVADMIEFLRGSECLAIGLAEHFGHRRKRPCGRCSVCLRSASDVSPKLTDRNTDTIPTLSTESGRDSIGRSASMAMKNAIERYPDVFAEPLDQAKFLCGLSTPHFRRFRVARDPGYGVCIDVPFQRVHAACERSEGGL, from the coding sequence ATGTCAAACGTGAATACCGGTGAGCAGCAGCACAGGCGTGGCGACGAGGGGGAGACTTGCTTGCGATGGCAAATCGCCCACGAATTATTAGAGAGCCAGTTCGGATACCCTCAATTGCTGCCCGCTCAGCGGAAAGTGATCGATGCCGTCCTGCGTGGCCAAAACGCGCTCGCGGTACTGCCCACCGGACACGGCAAGAGTCTCTGCTTTCAATTACCCAGCCAGATTTTACCGGGTTTGACGGTAGTCGTCTCGCCCCTGGTTTCACTGATGAAAGACCAGTGCGATTCACTGATGCGAAAAGGCATCACCGCCCTGAGGATTGACCAGTCGATTTCTGCTGCCGAGTTTGCAGCGACTTGGAGAAAACTGCACTCCCGCCAAGCCAAGCTGCTCTATCTGGCGCCGGAACGGTTTTTTAACGAACGATTCGCCGCCCAGCTCGGGGCACTGCCGATCTCGCTGCTGGCGATTGACGAGGCCCACTGCATGAGTCAGTGGGGCCACTCGTTTCGGCCCGACTATCTCCGCGTCCCGGACCTCGTCGAGCGCTACCAGATCGGACAAACGCTCGCCCTGACCGCAACGGCCACGACCGCTGTGGTGAGAGACATCCGCAAAGCGTTCTCGATCGACGCCAAACAAACAGTGCGGTTGTCACCCCACCGCAGTAACTTGCGGTTGGGCTGCACGCCTATCAGCAGCGGCGAGCGTGACGCGGCATTGATCGATCGGCTCCGAGGGGCGCGTTCTCGTCGCCGCGGTGCCACGTTGATCTACGTCACGCGCCGTAGTACCGCTGATCAACTCGGCGAAACGCTCCGCAACGCGGGTTTGGAGCCTTTGGTCTATCACGCGGGACTGTCCAGCGCGGAACGAGACGACGTGCAACTTGCCTTCGGCCAATCGGCCAATGCGATTTTGATCGGAACGATCGCATTTGGAATGGGGGTGGACAAGGCCGACATCCGCCGCGTGATTCACTATAACCCGTCCCAATCGATCGAAGCCTACAGCCAAGAGATAGGACGCGGTGGACGTGACGGGAAGCCGTGTCAGTGCGAAACACTGCTCGTCCGTGGTGATGAAGTCGCCCTCGGAAATTTGGCGGCGGGGGACTTGCCCACCGCCACATCACTCAAAAACCTGCTCGACCGGTTGATCGGGCAACCCGCGCGATTCTATCTGTCGCTTGGCAAACTCGGGTGGGAAATCAATCTTTCCACACCCGCCCTGGCTACGATCCTGATTCGGCTGCAGACGCTGGGATACCTGCGATGTCAACCGATGCGGTACGACACCTATCGGATCACTCCTAAGTTTTCGAGCGAGGTGATCATCGAAAAATGCGACCCTGCACATCGTGACGCCGTCCGAGCCGTGTTGGCCTCGCTCGCAAAGGGGCGGCGAGGTTTTCGGGTTAATCTGATTGTTGCCGCTGACCAGTATCAACTTAATCGGGAATGCTTGATCGCCGCGATCGAGCAAACTGCGATCGCGGGGTTGTGGAATGTCGATGCGACCGACTCGATGCACGGCTACGAATGGGTCAAGCCAATTAAACGGCGTCAGCCCGTGATTGCTGCTTTGCAGCGTCACGCATTCCAACAGTTCGAACAGAGTATCACCCGGGTAGCAGACATGATCGAGTTTTTACGAGGTTCCGAGTGCCTCGCCATCGGGTTGGCGGAGCATTTTGGGCACCGCCGCAAGCGACCCTGCGGCCGCTGTAGCGTGTGTTTGCGCAGCGCATCGGACGTTTCGCCGAAGTTAACCGATCGCAATACCGACACCATTCCAACTCTCTCTACCGAGTCAGGGCGAGATTCCATTGGCCGTTCGGCGTCGATGGCGATGAAGAACGCCATCGAGCGATATCCCGACGTGTTTGCGGAACCACTCGATCAAGCCAAATTTCTGTGTGGGCTCAGCACCCCACACTTCCGCCGTTTTCGTGTGGCGCGGGATCCGGGCTATGGTGTCTGTATCGATGTTCCCTTCCAACGCGTGCACGCTGCATGCGAACGCTCAGAGGGTGGGCTGTAG
- a CDS encoding methyltransferase domain-containing protein gives MTFPRCRVNEWMDAPDLSADRHRAALAGLRRLNRLSGISGTLFRQLARLAATMPAGRPLRVLDVASGSGDLPIEWLRMAGRRKMLLAVTALDRSELAMQTAAEAADAAGVQLGTVCRDCLRDGLPAGFDVVTSSLFMHHLDPPEVSRLIQEMWRVSDRAIVICDLERSRTNLALITAAARLVTRSDVVHFDASASVRAAYTRDEFATLLHQALCFSAPVKRSPPCRFLAVIDQQCQAETVRGYRAAVAGT, from the coding sequence ATGACGTTCCCTCGCTGTCGTGTCAATGAATGGATGGACGCCCCCGACCTGTCGGCCGATCGGCATCGGGCGGCGCTGGCGGGTTTGCGTCGCTTGAACCGGCTCAGCGGTATCTCCGGCACTTTATTTCGTCAGCTCGCTCGGTTGGCCGCTACGATGCCGGCCGGCCGACCGCTGAGGGTGCTCGACGTCGCCAGCGGTAGCGGTGATTTACCGATCGAGTGGCTGCGGATGGCGGGTCGGCGGAAGATGCTGTTGGCGGTGACGGCCCTCGACCGCAGTGAACTGGCCATGCAGACAGCGGCCGAAGCGGCCGATGCAGCCGGCGTCCAACTCGGCACCGTGTGCCGGGATTGCTTGCGGGATGGATTACCGGCGGGGTTTGATGTGGTCACTTCGTCATTGTTCATGCATCATCTCGACCCGCCCGAAGTCTCGCGATTGATCCAAGAGATGTGGCGGGTCAGCGATCGGGCGATCGTGATTTGTGATCTGGAGAGATCCCGCACCAATCTCGCCCTCATCACGGCCGCCGCCCGTCTCGTCACACGCAGTGATGTCGTGCATTTCGACGCTTCGGCGAGCGTCCGGGCCGCGTACACGCGAGATGAGTTCGCCACACTCCTGCATCAGGCCCTGTGCTTCTCGGCACCCGTCAAACGATCACCGCCCTGCCGCTTCCTTGCCGTGATTGATCAACAATGCCAAGCCGAAACGGTCCGCGGCTACCGAGCGGCCGTGGCCGGAACTTGA
- a CDS encoding phenylacetate--CoA ligase — MTILTRPQCCGLSRDELTQLQLGKLNGILTSVSEHPLYAPSMAACQLPLRQLDELAGLPLVTKSDLLAASPGEPGRIFALPAEQYTRYHQTSGSRGWPMPVLDTTADWAWWLDCWQYVLDAAEVTNADIAMMAFSFGPFIGFWSANDALVQRGVLVIPGGGLSSLARLNMIAQQRCSVLCCTPTYALHLASVAAEHSIDLSKNNVSRIIVAGEPGGSVPTIREAIESQWGARVIDHAGASELGAWGFASADDSGLHVIESEFIAEFLVFDPVTAVPRRAAEGELSELVMTNLGRRGGPAIRYRTGDIVRPQWDHDLPCRFVHLPGGVLGRTDDMMVIRGVNVFPSSIEAIVREIAPTAEFRMIATRRDEMDQLRIEVENEGVTEVQTPLAELLRDRMALRIPVTTVAPGSLPRSEGKSRRWVDERHR, encoded by the coding sequence ATGACTATCCTGACACGTCCCCAATGTTGCGGTCTGAGCCGCGACGAACTGACACAACTGCAGCTTGGCAAGCTCAACGGCATTTTGACTTCCGTGTCTGAGCATCCGCTCTACGCGCCATCGATGGCTGCTTGTCAGTTGCCGCTGCGGCAACTCGACGAACTCGCTGGTCTACCCTTGGTTACCAAGTCCGATCTGCTCGCGGCGTCTCCTGGCGAACCCGGCCGAATCTTCGCATTGCCCGCCGAGCAGTACACGCGGTATCACCAAACCAGTGGTTCGAGGGGATGGCCGATGCCTGTGCTTGACACCACAGCCGACTGGGCGTGGTGGCTGGATTGTTGGCAATACGTGCTCGACGCGGCGGAGGTCACCAACGCAGATATTGCGATGATGGCGTTTTCCTTCGGCCCGTTCATTGGGTTTTGGTCGGCCAATGACGCACTGGTGCAGCGTGGTGTGCTCGTCATCCCCGGCGGTGGGCTATCGAGTTTGGCACGTTTGAACATGATTGCCCAGCAGCGCTGCTCCGTGCTCTGCTGTACCCCAACCTACGCCCTGCACCTGGCAAGTGTCGCCGCTGAGCATTCCATTGATTTATCCAAGAACAACGTCTCGCGAATCATTGTCGCGGGCGAGCCTGGCGGCAGCGTGCCAACAATCCGTGAGGCGATTGAGTCTCAGTGGGGGGCGCGGGTGATCGATCACGCCGGTGCCAGCGAGCTGGGGGCATGGGGGTTCGCAAGCGCCGACGATTCGGGGCTGCATGTCATCGAATCAGAATTCATCGCTGAGTTTCTCGTGTTTGACCCCGTCACTGCCGTGCCGCGGAGAGCCGCCGAGGGTGAGTTGAGTGAACTCGTGATGACGAACCTCGGACGCCGAGGAGGCCCTGCGATCCGATACCGAACCGGTGACATCGTCCGGCCTCAATGGGATCATGATCTGCCCTGCCGGTTTGTGCATCTACCGGGCGGGGTACTTGGCCGCACCGATGACATGATGGTGATTCGAGGCGTCAATGTGTTTCCGAGCAGCATTGAGGCGATTGTCCGAGAGATCGCTCCGACAGCCGAGTTCCGCATGATCGCTACCCGCCGTGACGAGATGGACCAACTGCGGATCGAAGTGGAGAATGAGGGTGTGACCGAGGTTCAGACGCCGCTAGCGGAGTTACTGCGTGATCGGATGGCACTCCGGATTCCCGTAACGACGGTCGCCCCGGGGAGTCTGCCCCGCAGTGAGGGGAAGTCTCGCCGCTGGGTGGACGAACGGCACCGCTGA
- a CDS encoding shikimate dehydrogenase — MDGTTEPIIAIIGHPIAGNPTQFALETGFAAAQIDCRVLSVDLPPDRVSAAIAGMDAMNFRGIWITPSCRAASSLVAPQASLPLLDFLQHRRDAASAPPWTTLSLKQRVWPGLAGDLLDRRSCHCRKLWWIDDRAGLSADDLHAQRTKLVEQIHAANCDSFSAFEVDQIEIVNTPTGIEVDDDLDNADVIIWARSKNVPTQWEPSCRSIIIDLNENWDPEHLVFWDGIKAVAGDCLRGADVHAACLSLLTKLLFDRHVDPEVFQDAVDEYLAV, encoded by the coding sequence ATGGACGGGACGACTGAACCGATTATCGCAATTATCGGACATCCGATCGCTGGGAATCCGACGCAATTTGCATTGGAAACCGGGTTCGCCGCTGCCCAGATTGACTGTCGCGTTCTATCGGTCGACCTGCCGCCGGATCGGGTATCGGCAGCCATCGCGGGCATGGACGCGATGAACTTTCGCGGCATCTGGATCACTCCTTCCTGTCGCGCTGCATCATCGCTGGTCGCTCCTCAAGCCTCGCTTCCCCTGCTCGATTTTCTACAACACCGCAGAGACGCTGCATCAGCCCCCCCGTGGACGACACTCTCATTGAAGCAACGGGTCTGGCCCGGCCTTGCTGGCGACCTCCTCGATCGCCGCTCCTGTCACTGTCGGAAACTTTGGTGGATTGACGATCGGGCAGGTCTTTCAGCGGATGACTTACACGCTCAGAGAACGAAACTTGTCGAACAGATACACGCCGCGAACTGCGATAGTTTCTCGGCATTCGAGGTGGACCAGATCGAAATCGTTAACACCCCCACCGGCATCGAAGTCGACGACGACCTTGATAATGCCGACGTGATCATCTGGGCACGGTCCAAGAACGTCCCCACTCAGTGGGAGCCTTCTTGTCGGAGTATCATCATCGATCTGAATGAGAACTGGGATCCTGAACATCTCGTTTTCTGGGATGGAATTAAGGCGGTCGCTGGCGACTGCTTGCGCGGCGCTGACGTGCATGCGGCTTGCTTGTCGCTTCTGACCAAGCTGTTATTCGATCGCCACGTCGATCCGGAAGTGTTTCAAGACGCTGTCGATGAGTACCTAGCTGTTTGA